The genomic region TTTCCGAAATCCGTACCGTGACCCAGCCCATGGCGCGGGAATCTTTGTCACTGAGCTTGGAAAAACTCCGGCCCGGCTCGTATCAGCTCGACATCACCGTGCGAGCTGTGGACAATGCCGCCATCCTTGCGAAGGCGGCGAAACAGTTTGTTTTGGCGGGGGAATAGCTGAATTGCTTACAGGTTGTAGTGAAATTCGCTGTTTAACATTCCGAAAAATTTCTTTTCGTGAGAGTGATGATTCTGCAAAACCACCTTAATTGTAAAGTCTTTGGTGGCCGGCTTCTTCTGTTTCTCGCGCTCGGATTGAGCACAAGAGTCTTTGCCAAGCAAGAATTGGCGCCGCCTTCCTTGCAGTCCAGCTCTTATGATTCCATCCGCAGCGAGCGAGATTACTGGACGCTTCTTCATGCCGCGGATGATTCGATTTTTCGGCGCGAATTTGAAGCGGAATTTTTGCTGCTGTTGAATAAGGATGAAAAGGCGGAATACACGCAACTCCCTTCGTTGGCTGTTCGCAAGGTTTTTATCGAATATTATTGGAAAGCCTACAATCCCAATCCCTTGCTGCCGGCGAACGACCGCTTGCTGGTTCATCTGCGGCGTCGGGCTTATGCGCGCAAACAATTTCCGGCGCGGCAGCCGCCTTATTACGATGATCGCGGCAAATACCACATTAAATATGGCAAGCCGGCGAGCCGCCTTCACGACATCGGCGGCCTCAAACGACTGCGGGAAACCGGGGTGGACGTGTCACTGAATTCCTACACTATTCAAGAAAACGAATCCTGGTCATACGTCAATATCACGCCAAACTACGTGGTGCATTTCGCCAAAGCCGGCGACTCTTTTCATGAGATTCACAGCTTGAAGGAACTCTTTGTGGGCAGCCAGCGCTTGGGGCTTCTGGTCTGGTATTTGAGCGATGTGTTGAAGGGACGATTCTGGATGTCCTCCGCGATCAACGAGACCGTCACCGAAATCCAGGCTATCGAAACGAGTTTGAGAAGCCGCGGCGGAGGCCGATCCGCGTGGCTGAAAGATTCTGAAAATACGGACTTCCAACTCGTCCGCCAAGTCCTTACCCACATCGACAAGGCGGAGGAAGAAACAAAGCGCGCGAGTCTTCATGTTCCTCCGACGGCCTACGAAAGCATTCATGCGATCAGTAAACTGCCTTTCGCGGCCGCGATCGCCCAATTTCGCGGGCCGGCCGGCCAAACCCGCATGGAAATTACGCTGTGGTCGCCGCTGAAAAATTTTGTTGCCCGCCTCGATTCTATTTCTGGGGATACGGTCAACGTCGAATTCGCCTGCCTCCTGCGCAATGAGACTTTTGATTCTCTTGCCGGCGCGCGTTGGCAAAACAAATTTCCGGCAAAAGCGGCGGTATTGGCAAACTTACCGGATGCGGTCGGCAACATGACCATCATCGCACCCCCGCAGCCAGGCGAGCTGAACTTGCAAGTGAAAAACCAATCGAATGGAAAGTTGGGATTCAGCCAGCAAAACCTTGCCGTGCGGGATTTTCGTGGCCGTGATCTGATGATGAGCGACATTCAATTTTTCGTCAACGTGACAGATGCCAATCAGCAACAGGCGCTGCCGGTCATCGAACGCGAGGGCTTTACCTTGGCGCCATATCCCTATGAAGAAGTTCATCGCACCCTGCCCCTGTTTTTTTATTTTGAAGTTTACAATTTGAAATCCGCCGATTTTGAAAATGAATATGAAATCACCTACAAAGTCATCAGAACGCGCGGCCAGGAAAATATTTTGAAGAAGTTGAGCGGCTTCCAAGATGCCTCGATAAGCATAACCAATACACGTACCGTCACCTCGGAAACAAGCCAGGAGTTGCTGGCGATTGATGTAAACCGGCTTGAAAAGGGCGACTACCGTTTGGAAATTACAGTTGCTGATGCCAAAAAGCTGATTATGACAAGCGCGAAAAAAGAGTTTTCAGTCGCCAATTGAGTTCCGGCTCAACAAGGTGGGAATTGTAAATGTACATTTAGATAAAAAGACAGTGCAAAAATGTGCTTAGATGAATGCAAAATTTTGCATAGATGAAATAGCGCTGTGGTTTCAATTATTTGTCAATCCTAATATATTTAGAGTTTTAAAGTTTAGAAAATTATATATACCTAGTAGATTGATTCCAAATTAACGTTGCCATAAAGGTTTTTTAGTTGTATATTGGGTTCCGACTCAACCAGAGGAGGAACCGATGCCATTTGTCAGCCAACGCCCCAAGCTCAACTTGTCAGTTG from candidate division KSB1 bacterium harbors:
- a CDS encoding GWxTD domain-containing protein, producing the protein MSTRVFAKQELAPPSLQSSSYDSIRSERDYWTLLHAADDSIFRREFEAEFLLLLNKDEKAEYTQLPSLAVRKVFIEYYWKAYNPNPLLPANDRLLVHLRRRAYARKQFPARQPPYYDDRGKYHIKYGKPASRLHDIGGLKRLRETGVDVSLNSYTIQENESWSYVNITPNYVVHFAKAGDSFHEIHSLKELFVGSQRLGLLVWYLSDVLKGRFWMSSAINETVTEIQAIETSLRSRGGGRSAWLKDSENTDFQLVRQVLTHIDKAEEETKRASLHVPPTAYESIHAISKLPFAAAIAQFRGPAGQTRMEITLWSPLKNFVARLDSISGDTVNVEFACLLRNETFDSLAGARWQNKFPAKAAVLANLPDAVGNMTIIAPPQPGELNLQVKNQSNGKLGFSQQNLAVRDFRGRDLMMSDIQFFVNVTDANQQQALPVIEREGFTLAPYPYEEVHRTLPLFFYFEVYNLKSADFENEYEITYKVIRTRGQENILKKLSGFQDASISITNTRTVTSETSQELLAIDVNRLEKGDYRLEITVADAKKLIMTSAKKEFSVAN